The sequence below is a genomic window from Harmonia axyridis chromosome 1, icHarAxyr1.1, whole genome shotgun sequence.
aaattaTGTGGTTTAAAAGGAAAACATATCAAATAATGTTTTGAAATGAGAATAATAATTCAGAAATAAGAACATATAATCCGCTCTATAAACAAAATATGAACTCAATCAAATCAAGCAATTCATAACAAGGGTCCTACAATCTCTATTGAATATTATCTTCAAaggtatatttttttcgatatcaattTTGAAGAGATTCATTGACGTGAGAGATTATTTTTTCCGATTTGCTTTTGAAATcgttttatcgaatttttatagTAAGTAATGAATACCTATAGATACCCAAACAGATGAGAGAAAATAATTGACCCTCAACCTTTATACAGTACCCAGTACTTAAGAAAAATTGTCTAGTTtataattgaagaatatttaatccaCTATAATATCATTCGTTTTCCATAATTTTATCAGAAAAGATTTTCAATtggttttcaaatttttgtcgATTGAAATTATGCACAATTgttttaattcattaatttcattttttcgatgACTTAATATAGACATTGTCTTTAtaatcgaaattgattcctcgcttcatttattgatattataGTTCTTATAATTTCGGCGTTATGttcctttgaaaatttcatcagcatataattttttcgattCGAAATATTGCAGATATCAGGAAATACtggaaatatgaaatatgtataattttttcagaaaataaaaaatttgtattctctaaaaaaatttttataggaaaaaattcatgtcattcaaattttgcGTTGTTCTTactatttgatttcaataatttcatatttaatatcacgaaatattcaatatttcgtgCTAtacaaatgtgaaattatttaaaaGTCGAATGATTTTAAATAGTAAGAATTCATACAAAGCAAAGTTTGAATGATGGATTTCTTCCATGAaaatttgaagttcaaactcattaaaatttttcattgaatgttcCTTTGCGAAGTAAAGGGAAGGCATTTCTccaaatttttcgaaaagttGACGAAAAATTGTAACAAGAAATTTTTAGGTAACTCCATTTGGGATGAGGAAGATTTTAAACTGggttcataaaaattataaaattccattAATTATAACAGAGAACGGATATGTTGACGGTACTGGAGATTTAAACGATGATGGGCGAATCAACTATCTACaggtaaaaattttattattataacctaacattttttttaaaacacGATCAAACACCTTTAGGTACTAGAGGTGTTTCcaatgaaaatgataaaattaatcttgtttttaaatttctcatgTCATTCATCTTCAGGAGTTCTGTCATTCAAATATGGAATAATATACGCTTCAATGACGTTCAGAAAtagttgaattatttttcaaattaaattgtatTCTGTTTGTAGAGCTACTTGAGCAACGTGTTGGATGCAATGTATATCGATAAAGTTGATGTCATTGGATATTCTACATGGAGTCTTATGGATAACTGGGAGTGGACAAGTGGCTACACGTAAGTAAGCCTTTCCAAAAGCGCCATCTCTAGGAGATCAATGTTCATCTACTCTTTACCGTTTCTTTTTTAGCCAGAAATTTGGACTTTACTACGTGAATTTCTCCAGTCCAAACACAGAACGCATACCAAAAAAGTCAGTGTCGTACTACAAAAAAGTAGTGGAATCTCATTGTGTAGTGGATGAATGTGAATGATAATGATGCTagaggaaaaaatcaaaaaatgaaaagaaagaaGCAACTATTAGAAATTTATAATCGACTACAATTGAAGTATAGTTGAAATCATCATTTTATAGTAATTACTATACATGAGTATGGAGAATGAATCTCAACGGACCatccaaaaattagaaaattcaacaaatcgCAAAATTTCCAGTAAAATCTATTGTTCTTTTAGcacatttttataatgaaatgtAAATACTTTgcatattgtttattattagcTAAAAGACTATTgtgtatttaaaattgaaattgtaaataaatattattattattattatttccattaATCTTTTAATTCTCATGACATAACATCAATGATAGggagaatattttcatttcgaaactaaggtaaaatattttgatgatattgAAAGGTACTCATTGCAAATTTATTGTGATGATAATATTAGATAACTCAAATTATTCCATCAGTATCCCTGAATTAAAACCAAATACATGAAAAAGAACACAAATGCTcatctaataataatattattcttAAACTCGATTGTTATTTTATGACTTCAGGTTACAAACTTGTTTTGGCGATACTTTGTTTAAGAAGTGTCGGTAGATAGGTACTCTCGATCGTATAGTATCGAACCACCGCATCGAAAGTATCGATACTATTCGATACagtaaatatcgaatattttataTGTATAAAAGAAATATCAGGTAAAACCCATGTAAAACAGTAAAATTGCAACAAACATATTTTGAgatgaagaaatgaaatttggagcaattattttttgatgagaTACAATCATGACATTCGTTTCGAATACAACACTTTCATCCAAGCAACAACAATTTCGAAACTGATTCTCAAAAAACTAGGATCCAAGATCCAATAACTTTAACTAACCATCTCTATAAAGAAGTGGAATTATTTTATCTGAGAGTgtactatttcaaaattcattactTTGAAACTATTGGGATGTTCTAAATATTGTATTAAGTACAATAAATGCATAtgtttattatttaatatttctttCTATTCACATGTGAGTGATATTGATTTTTCAGAAtatatttccttgattttttgcCTTGATGTTTCAAGGATCGTATTCTTAAGCTATTCATTTTACCAGTAACTGCAGATTTATGGATTGGTATCCATTTTACCATGATTACGGCTATGGAATAAGTAAGATAAATTGAAAACTATTTAGGGTTCGAacaacaaaacaataaaaatagtatattacaattttatttcatatttttcttccAAAAAGTCATTCCTTCgaattgaatggaatattttagactattgaaatattaaaataccTAATAGCAATACGCACAATAAGGAtttgaataaacaataaaatttttgagtattaccaatttattgaaaaaaacaaatgtttttttggagaaattcaCCAATATATTATGTGACCGTAATGTTAGTCATTCCACTGGCTCTGctagaaaattagaaaaacgACATAACAGATAAAGCTTTAAGCAAACGTTTTAGAAGTAGACATTCTGCATTTCAAGATTGGCACGtgcagtattatttttttgttaacctGTGTCGTGTTTCATTGTTAATTCACCTTTTGTTATCAAAAAATAGTTGTCACAACCTGCAGTCATTACTCTGGTAAGTAGGTATATTTCGTAAAAtgttattcctttcttttttctgatgaatgatATATTATTACTTATAAGTAATTCAAGAACAATCCTGAAAGAACTTGGTTAGAATATACTGGCAAATAAGGTGCCAGAGGAATTGTAACTGTCCAGAAGAATAACGGACATCAGTTTCAATTGGATTTAGTTTAGAAGCTtaaaatcattttcttcttttattgaaataaatctgATTCATTTTAGGGTGCTATGCCATTgtcaatggaagaaaaattgaagCGGAAAAGTGAAGCGGAAAAGTGAAGCTGAAAAAAGAGTTATGAGGGTTTGAAGGCGGATTCAGATGGAAGAGAAAAACTTAAACAAAACGAACATgatcaatattcaaaaaaaaaggaacaCAAAATAATAAGACCTATTAACTAACTATGTAAACAATGTAAAAGGGAACAACGTTTTAAAAGGAGACAATGGCGTCTTGACTCTGGAATCCTCTGGAatctattttttatatttccgaATTATctcaataaattgaaaaaacttgttTGATCCTGTCATCAAGACAATGGAAACAATTTATCTAAATTTTATCatcaatatatttaaatatttgtttttttttgaaattcatacaaCTCAAAATGATAGTTTGCGACGTTTGCGTAGAATGACCCATATAATTAATAGATCAATATCACAGTACTTGCTATCGAATCGGAGAGTATCGATACTTTCGCAAACTGCATAGGCTAagccttagaatatagatagaggcTAAGCTGATCTTCATTAAtctatattctatgctcgtctCGTATGATCTATGGTGACACTGCCAAGCACCAAGCCCCAAACCAAATCCAGAATTAAACATTAAACTATTAAACATTTCCTTTGATTTGGACAGTTTGTCTCTGATTTGAGGTTCATACTTACATTACAATTATGCATTGGGGACATTGGGAGGATTTGGTATGTACAAATTTGAGTGAAAGTTTTTACTCACATTTTAATCAGTTAATACTTGTTACAGTGTTTGTGATATGGTATCCCTTAATACAATTTCGTAATAATCAATAAGACCAAGTCTTAAAACAATGCCATTCTCTGCTGATGCTATAGCAGCTCAGCAAGTGCAGGAACGCTTAAAATCAATACATCAACTGgtacatgaaattgaaaagaaaagacATGCTAGCGAACAGGGTGTAAATAATATACAAAAATCTCAGGAAGGGCAAGATGATAAAAGTCCCCATTCTCAAGTAATTAAAATTATGGTATGATATCGAAGTCATTCCTGATAATctaaatttcagataaagctgAAAAATCTTTATAAAACATCTATAACACAAGCAGAACAAGAAGAAGAAAGTATCAGGGCAGCACTACAAAAAATTGCCGAAATAAGAAATATTAGAAATGAAAGACGTATACAGGTTTGAATACATCACACAATTTGCAACACTGGAATCATATTTCAGTTTTAGGCTCGTAATGCTGGGAACAAAGAATCTATAAGACAAGGAGCTTGGATGAAGATGCTTTCACACTCTGCACAAACTCTTCCATTATTTGttggaaaaattaatgaaaaaccaCCACCGCTGTGTGGAGCTATTCCAGCACATTCCTTTTATGTAGCTAAGGTAAGATGGATTCTTTATAACTTTTTACCAGTGTGATAAGGTAACCTTTTTGACAACTACATAATGTGACAAAAAATCTTTCAGGTAGGTGATATGGTAGCTGCCCTTGTTAAAGTGACAGACGGAGAAGAAAACTGGATATTGGCAGAAGTAGTGAGCTATAACCAGCATACAAATAAGTATGATGTTGACGATATATTGGAGGAACAGAATGAAAAAGGCAGACATAGTCTAAGTAAGCGTAGGGTTGTACCCTTACCTCTAATGAGGGCAAATCCAGAAACAGATCCTTCAGCGCTATTTGCTCAAGGAACCATTGGTAAgtcgaaaaaaatgaaaactacaaGTTATTTCCTTGCATAAGATTCAAAAATTACTAGAGGAATTGAATAAAAACTAAACAAAAGATCGAAAGATGAAGTTTGGTTCATTGATTACGATTCTGTTAGTCTGGCCATTTGATTTCATTACTAGAATCATCATAggaaattcaaggaaaaaaatattaatcaatatttccgtgacctcCGAGCTGACTGAGTTAATATTTTGggtgttatttgaaaaaacaatttcaagcttcatgcggAATTTCAGATTGCcatatcatcagaaccatagctAGTTCGATAAGTATTACTACGTCATGTctgaatttttctaatttttttggaaCGTTAATTTCTAGTTATTTTGATGATATTGAAAAGTATTCTTTATAGAAACTGAAGAAATTTATGATGAAAGGCATTTTGCTGTTTCTGAAAGGAATATAATTCATAGAGAATTcagtaatttataaataaacgcAACTACAAATGTTATTGACTTTATCTAACCAATGTATTAAAtaagttatatttatttcatttcagtgATGGCACTCTTTCCTCAAACATCTTGTTTTTATAAGGCGATAGTCAATAAACCACCTTCGACACATATGGATGACTATGAAATTCTTTTTGAAGATCAAACTTACCAAGAAGGATACAGCCCACCTCTTCTTGTTGCACAAAGATACGTTATTTCTGTTAAGCAGAAACAGAAAAGTTGACATTAATCTGAACTCTTATTACAtttataaattcgaaatttgttaaaacaaaatttttgatttcttttcTCTCAATTTCATATGCCtgattaaaataattaaaaacagtTTATTATCaagtttcattttaatataCAGACTGAAAATAATTGTGATCCCCGAAATTTTTAATTCACGTTTGGAGAAGTGTCGATTCCAAAAATCGGAGAAAACATTGTTTGCTATTACACTGCTAAAATTTTTAAAGTATTTATGACTTTATGAGTCTAGCATCCTGCTAATTCAAAAATCCAAACAATGAATTGTGAAGGCTGAAAATTAGATTTTGAACACGTGATTTCTACGGttttaatgaatataattttttttttcaaattaaaaagattatttctgaaaataaagaCCACTTAATGTTATTCCTAacaaactaaaaataaatttgaaatcctcaaagaatttggaaaaaaagacAGTTTCTTGTTTGTGGCTCATTTCTACAATAGCTCAAACTAAAATTCCTCAGGTAACCTCACTCTTCTGCTAATGATCGTCTTATGTTGACCAATCCATATGAAAGGAAAAAGTgctattatttttcgaaaaaaaaaaatggtgtgaATTTCTTCAATTGAAACCAATCAGAAACCTAGGCCTAATAATAATTGCAAAGATTTTATTttctaatagttatttatgcaacaagtacaaaaagtgaatgtttattgtacTCGACGTGcattaaacaatttttgcacgagttgcatacaacattttttctacgttcatgtaaaaagcaaaaaatgatttattgaggtgcggcactaggtgtaggaaaatgaaaagcgcaacttgaatactttattattaatattgatttgcattgaaacaggaactaatacgttacgaataATTTAACTCAAACTCTTTTTTACCCTCaacgttgaaagtgaatgaacaattggtgcaattttcaatatgaatatttcgtagtgaagtactt
It includes:
- the LOC123688902 gene encoding SAGA-associated factor 29 codes for the protein MPFSADAIAAQQVQERLKSIHQLVHEIEKKRHASEQGVNNIQKSQEGQDDKSPHSQIKLKNLYKTSITQAEQEEESIRAALQKIAEIRNIRNERRIQARNAGNKESIRQGAWMKMLSHSAQTLPLFVGKINEKPPPLCGAIPAHSFYVAKVGDMVAALVKVTDGEENWILAEVVSYNQHTNKYDVDDILEEQNEKGRHSLSKRRVVPLPLMRANPETDPSALFAQGTIVMALFPQTSCFYKAIVNKPPSTHMDDYEILFEDQTYQEGYSPPLLVAQRYVISVKQKQKS